The following coding sequences are from one Bos indicus x Bos taurus breed Angus x Brahman F1 hybrid chromosome 5, Bos_hybrid_MaternalHap_v2.0, whole genome shotgun sequence window:
- the LOC113893737 gene encoding olfactory receptor 10P1 — protein MAKENQTLPEFLLLGFSDLRALQGPLFWGVLLVYLVTLLGNSLIILLTQASPTLHAPMYFFLRHLSLVELLYTTDIVPRTLADLAFPHPRAISFWGCAAQMYVFIVLGISECCLLTAMAYDRYAAICQPLHYSTLMSWRACMAMVGISWLMGIITATTHSSLIFTLPFPSRPVIPHFLCDILPVLRLASAGKHRSEVSVMMATVVFIMVPFSLIVTSYAHILSAILAMASTLSRRKVFSTCSSHLLVVFLFFGTASITYIRPRAGSSVTMNRILSLFYTVITPMLNPIIYTLRNKEVTRALWHVVKRQVPSP, from the coding sequence ATGGCTAAAGAAAATCAGACTTTGCCTGAATTCCTCCTTCTGGGATTCTCCGACCTCAGGGCACTGCAAGGCCCCCTGTTCTGGGGGGTGTTGCTGGTCTACCTGGTGACCTTGCTGGGTAACTCTCTGATCATCCTCCTCACACAGGCCAGCCCCACCCTACACGctcccatgtacttctttctGCGCCACCTCTCCCTGGTGGAGCTACTCTACACCACCGACATTGTGCCCAGGACACTGGCTGACCTGGCCTTCCCGCACCCCCGTGCCATCTCCTTCTGGGGCTGTGCAGCCCAGATGTATGTCTTCATTGTCCTGGGCATTTCAGAGTGCTGCCTGCTCACagccatggcctatgaccgctacgcTGCCATCTGCCAGCCCCTGCACTACTCCACCCTCATGAGCTGGCGGGCCTGCATGGCCATGGTGGGCATCTCCTGGCTCATGGGCATCATCACAGCCACCACCCATTCCTCCCTCATCTTCACCCTGCCTTTCCCCAGCCGCCCAGTCATCCCTCACTTCCTCTGCGACATTCTGCCAGTACTGAGATTGGCAAGTGCTGGGAAGCACAGGAGCGAGGTCTCTGTGATGATGGCCACTGTGGTCTTCATCATGGTCCCCTTCTCTCTGATTGTCACCTCTTATGCCCACATCCTGAGTGCCATCCTGGCAATGGCCTCCACCCTGAGCCGCCGAAAGGTCTTTTCCACTTGTTCTTCCCATCTGCTCGTGGTCTTCCTCTTCTTTGGAACGGCCAGCATCACCTACATCCGGCCccgggcaggctcctctgtcaccaTGAACCGCATCCTCAGCCTGTTCTACACGGTCatcacacccatgctgaaccccaTCATCTACACCCTTCGGAACAAGGAGGTGACAAgagccctgtggcatgtggtgAAGAGGCAGGTCCCCTCACCCTGA